AATGTTGAAGGGAGAAAGCTCTTACACCTTCAGTGCCATTTTGGACAAGATACTTTGTCATGGGCTAGAAAAGGTGCAATAACGACCGGTGTCGACTTATCTACGGAGGCAATTGAACAAGCCAACAAACTCAACTCAGCTCTAGGGTTAGATGCTACCTTCATTGCGCGTGATATTTACCAATTTGGTCATGAGAACACAGAAAAATTCGACCTTGTTTTTACCTCATACGGCGTGCTTTGTTGGCTACCGGATCTGAGCCGTTGGGCACAAGTAGTGGCGGATTCGTTGACAATTGGCGGTGAGTTTCATCTTGTCGAGTTCCATACTTTTAACGATTTACTGTGTGGTTACTCCTATTTTCCTCAAGGAGAGCCAGATGCTGAAGTTGAAGGTACATATACAGAAAACTGCGATGGCACAAAATCAAAAGTACTAACCTGGGCACATTCTTTAAGTGAAGTAATTAACGCTTTAATTGTGGCAGGCTTGAGTATCGAACATTTTGAAGAGTATCCATACAGCCCGTATGATTGCTTTGAAGGTCTTGAGTATGTACCTGATCAGGGCTACCAATTGTTGCACAAAGGGCAACAAGTGCCTTTGCTTTATTCAATTAAAGCGAGAAAAGTTACCTAACAATGTGCTTATTTTAATCACGTATTGATTTCTCATAGCCGTGGTATTAAGTGAAATGGAGTTTACATGAAGAAGTTATTAATATTAACACTGCTTACATCAGCAGTTTACGCGGACAATTTTGACCTAGAAAATTACGCCTCCACCCTAGACTTTGCTCAAGTTACCAACGTTTTGGCGACTCAGGAATCCAGCGGCGCTTGGTGTTTCGGAACTTCTGTTCTGCATAACGATCAAGGATGGGAGCATTATGCTGATGGCTGGGAAGTTATAGATTTTCAAGGTAATCTTCTGGGGTACCGAAAGCTCCATCACCCTCATGTTAATGAGCAACCCTTTACTCGCAGTCAGTGCAGCATAAAAATTCCAACGGAAATGTCTAAAGTCATCGTAAGAGCCAAATGTAATAAGCACGGTTTTGGTGGTAAGTCCATGGTAGTTGATCTTAAAAAATCGAGGCTTGCAACGAACAAAGTAACTGGAGAATAAGTTTTGGAAATGGATATATTTGTCGTTGATGCGTTTACCGAGCAACAGTTTAAAGGAAACTCAGCAGCAGTAATCCCTTTGCAACAATGGCCAGATGCCAATGTCATGCAAAATATAGCTATCGAAAATAATTTATCTGAAACCGCATTTATTAAACCCGTCAGTCAAAATAAGTATCAGATACGATGGTTTTCGCCAATAACAGAAATTGATTTTTGCGGCCATGCAACGTT
This window of the Thalassotalea atypica genome carries:
- a CDS encoding class I SAM-dependent methyltransferase: MDYLNINKEAWDKRTKLHVDSKFYDVKVFKDGKSSLNKVELEQMGNVEGRKLLHLQCHFGQDTLSWARKGAITTGVDLSTEAIEQANKLNSALGLDATFIARDIYQFGHENTEKFDLVFTSYGVLCWLPDLSRWAQVVADSLTIGGEFHLVEFHTFNDLLCGYSYFPQGEPDAEVEGTYTENCDGTKSKVLTWAHSLSEVINALIVAGLSIEHFEEYPYSPYDCFEGLEYVPDQGYQLLHKGQQVPLLYSIKARKVT